In Flavobacterium sp. CS20, a single window of DNA contains:
- the uvrA gene encoding excinuclease ABC subunit UvrA: MKAEEVIEVLGARTHNLKNIDVKIPRNQLVVITGLSGSGKSSLAFDTIYAEGQRRYIETFSAYARQFLGNLERPDVDKIDGLSPVIAIEQKTTSRSPRSTVGTITEVYDFLRLLFARVGTAYSYKTGEKMVSYTDDQILNKILSDFKGQAINILAPKIRSRKGHYRELFEQIAKQGYLKVRIDGEIKDIVNGLKVDRYKTHDIEIVVDRLKVEDKLSVKKRLSDSIKTAMKLGQNTLMVLAKDEKQPVFFSRELMCPTTGIAYPKPEPNTFSFNSPKGACPDCNGLGKKYVVNPDKIIPDDSLSINKGGIEPHGKAKNNWVFKQLKEIALHFDFKLSDPINKIPKEALEAILYGGKANFKHYNETMKMDIVHRYDFEGVATFIENTYNAKQTSTSLTRWAKKYMDHILCPSCQGSRLKKMALHFKINNQNISDYVNKDILELFKVIEKLPKQLSKSELQIGEEIIKEIKTRLQFLIDVGLTYLNLNRGSKTLSGGEAQRIRIATQIGSQLVGVLYILDEPKIGLHQRDNEKLINSLKYLRDIGNSIIVVEHDKDMMLSADHIIDIIPFAGKNGGKIISQGSPEQVLKHNTQTAQYLNGTKEIEVPKKRRKGNGKHLHLVGATGHNLKNVSIKIPLGQMIVVTGVSGSGKSSLINETLYPVLNAHYFNGVKEPLPYKTIRGLKHLDKVIDINQKPIGRTPRSNPATYTGVFSEIRNLFAKTPEAQIRGYKPGRFSFNVKGGRCETCGGAGLKVIEMNFLPDVYVECETCYGKRFNRETLEIRYKGQSISDVLQMTIDEATAFFEPIPKIYRKLKTIQDVGLGYITLGQQSTTLSGGEAQRIKLATELSKIATGSTFYILDEPTTGLHFEDIRVLMTVLNKLVDKGNTVLIIEHNMDVIKMADYIFDIGYEGGQAGGQLVAKGTPEQIIKDKKSYTAKYLKKELN, from the coding sequence TTGAAAGCTGAAGAAGTCATTGAAGTCTTGGGTGCTCGTACTCACAACCTTAAAAATATTGATGTAAAAATTCCTCGAAACCAACTTGTTGTCATCACAGGTTTATCGGGTTCGGGCAAATCGTCTTTGGCTTTTGACACGATTTATGCGGAAGGTCAACGCCGTTATATTGAAACTTTTTCGGCTTATGCCCGTCAGTTTTTGGGTAATCTTGAACGACCAGATGTCGATAAAATTGACGGTTTATCTCCAGTTATTGCTATTGAACAAAAAACCACGAGTCGTAGTCCACGAAGCACGGTTGGCACCATTACTGAAGTTTATGATTTTTTGCGTTTGTTGTTTGCTCGGGTTGGCACAGCCTATAGTTACAAAACTGGCGAAAAAATGGTCAGCTATACCGATGACCAGATTTTGAATAAAATTTTATCTGATTTCAAAGGCCAAGCCATTAATATTTTAGCTCCCAAAATTCGGTCTCGAAAAGGACATTATCGAGAGTTGTTTGAACAAATCGCAAAGCAAGGTTATCTTAAAGTTAGAATTGACGGCGAAATCAAAGACATTGTCAATGGTCTGAAAGTTGACCGTTACAAAACCCACGATATTGAAATTGTAGTTGATCGATTAAAAGTTGAAGACAAACTATCAGTCAAAAAGCGATTATCAGACAGCATCAAAACAGCGATGAAGTTGGGACAAAATACCTTGATGGTTTTGGCGAAAGATGAGAAACAACCCGTGTTTTTTAGTCGCGAATTGATGTGCCCAACAACTGGAATTGCTTATCCCAAACCTGAACCCAACACTTTTTCTTTTAATTCGCCAAAAGGAGCTTGTCCTGATTGCAATGGTTTAGGGAAAAAATATGTGGTTAATCCTGATAAAATTATCCCTGATGATAGTTTGTCTATCAACAAAGGTGGCATTGAGCCACACGGTAAGGCTAAAAACAATTGGGTGTTTAAGCAGTTAAAAGAAATTGCTTTACATTTTGATTTTAAGTTATCTGATCCCATCAACAAAATTCCAAAAGAAGCACTTGAAGCAATCTTATATGGTGGCAAAGCAAACTTTAAGCATTACAACGAGACGATGAAAATGGATATTGTGCATCGCTATGATTTTGAAGGTGTTGCTACTTTTATTGAAAACACCTACAACGCTAAACAAACGTCAACATCTCTTACCCGTTGGGCAAAAAAATATATGGATCACATTTTATGTCCATCTTGCCAAGGCAGTCGGTTAAAGAAAATGGCATTACATTTCAAAATCAACAATCAAAACATTTCTGACTATGTCAACAAAGATATTTTAGAATTGTTTAAAGTTATTGAAAAATTACCCAAACAACTTTCTAAGTCTGAGCTTCAGATTGGGGAAGAAATCATCAAAGAAATCAAAACCCGATTACAGTTTTTAATCGACGTAGGATTGACTTATCTGAATCTTAATCGCGGGTCAAAAACTTTGTCTGGTGGAGAAGCACAACGCATTCGCATCGCAACGCAAATTGGTTCACAGTTGGTTGGGGTTTTATATATTTTGGACGAACCCAAGATTGGTTTGCATCAGCGTGATAATGAAAAACTCATTAATTCTTTAAAATATTTAAGAGATATTGGCAATTCTATTATTGTGGTAGAACATGATAAAGATATGATGCTCAGTGCAGACCACATTATAGATATCATTCCTTTTGCAGGAAAGAACGGCGGCAAAATTATCAGTCAAGGTTCACCAGAACAAGTTTTAAAACACAATACACAGACAGCTCAATATCTCAATGGAACTAAAGAAATTGAAGTTCCTAAAAAACGTCGAAAAGGCAACGGCAAACATTTACATTTGGTTGGTGCAACGGGTCATAATCTTAAAAATGTCAGTATCAAAATCCCTTTAGGACAAATGATTGTCGTCACTGGCGTTTCAGGAAGTGGTAAATCATCATTGATTAACGAAACGCTTTATCCCGTATTGAATGCTCATTACTTTAATGGCGTTAAAGAACCTTTGCCTTATAAAACCATACGTGGGTTAAAACATTTAGATAAAGTTATCGATATCAATCAAAAACCTATTGGCAGAACACCGCGTTCAAATCCAGCAACCTATACGGGAGTGTTTAGCGAGATTAGAAACTTATTTGCTAAAACACCAGAAGCTCAAATCAGAGGTTATAAACCTGGTCGATTTAGTTTTAACGTCAAAGGTGGTCGTTGTGAAACTTGTGGTGGAGCAGGTTTAAAAGTTATTGAAATGAACTTTTTACCCGATGTTTATGTGGAATGCGAAACTTGTTACGGTAAGCGTTTTAACAGAGAAACTTTAGAAATTCGCTACAAAGGTCAATCTATAAGTGATGTATTGCAAATGACGATTGACGAAGCCACAGCGTTTTTTGAACCCATTCCTAAGATTTACCGTAAACTCAAAACTATACAAGATGTCGGTTTAGGTTATATCACTTTAGGTCAGCAAAGCACCACGCTATCAGGCGGTGAAGCACAACGTATCAAATTGGCAACAGAATTGTCTAAAATCGCTACAGGAAGCACGTTTTATATTCTCGATGAACCTACAACAGGCTTACATTTTGAAGATATTCGTGTGCTGATGACTGTTTTAAATAAACTGGTGGACAAAGGCAATACGGTATTGATTATAGAGCATAATATGGATGT
- the dut gene encoding dUTP diphosphatase: protein MIIPIINTSEHDLPQYETKDSAGLDLKAVCETPVILKPLERTIIKTGLHIALPEGYEAQIRPRSGLAAKHGISVLNSPGTIDADYRGEIGVILVNLSQDNFEITNGMRIAQMVIAKFEQAEFKLVEQLDETSRGDGGFGSTGH from the coding sequence ATGATTATTCCTATTATCAATACGTCCGAGCACGATTTACCACAATACGAAACTAAAGATTCAGCGGGTTTAGATTTGAAAGCGGTTTGCGAAACTCCTGTTATATTAAAACCTTTAGAACGCACAATCATCAAAACAGGTTTGCACATTGCTTTGCCAGAAGGTTACGAAGCACAAATCCGTCCACGAAGTGGATTAGCGGCAAAACATGGCATCTCTGTTTTAAATTCACCAGGTACGATTGATGCAGATTATCGTGGTGAAATTGGTGTCATTCTTGTCAATCTTTCTCAAGACAATTTTGAAATCACCAATGGCATGCGTATCGCCCAAATGGTCATTGCCAAGTTTGAGCAAGCTGAGTTTAAACTGGTTGAACAACTCGATGAAACCTCTCGCGGTGATGGTGGGTTTGGGAGTACTGGACATTAA
- a CDS encoding lipopolysaccharide biosynthesis protein gives METTVFRFFTKQDHKDKVISTATLSIIFSSLLFLIFSIIFNSEISNVLDLNPFHYKLITWVLFFDAICVIPFAYLRINKKSIRYAVIKIINVAVNLCLNVFFLLKLPSWKNDVQFLNSIYVADFRIEYIFISFIISSGLTFLLLSPFFVKLKYQFDAKLWKSMMKYALPVLVAGLAFSINETLDKILLNYLLPENIAKSQVGVYAACYKLAMFMTLFATAYRLGIEPFFFSHSQTQNPKKAYALVTKYFVICGIFILLFVVVFIDYLKLIIQNDVFYEALGVVPILLIANLCLGVYHNLSVWYKITDRTKFGAIISSFGAVVTLAINIIFIPLYGFKASAIATLCAYGSMMLLSYAFSQKYYKINYPLKRLAIYSLLGISFSMLSFYFFRAQIWIGILFILSYLILAFSFEKRELLYYIKKT, from the coding sequence ATGGAAACTACCGTATTTAGGTTTTTTACCAAACAAGACCACAAAGACAAAGTCATCAGCACGGCTACGCTTTCTATTATTTTTTCGAGTCTGTTGTTTTTAATTTTTTCTATCATTTTTAATAGTGAAATTTCCAACGTTTTAGACCTCAACCCTTTTCATTATAAACTCATCACTTGGGTGTTGTTTTTTGATGCCATTTGTGTCATTCCGTTTGCCTATTTGCGTATCAATAAAAAATCTATTCGCTACGCGGTGATCAAAATCATCAACGTTGCTGTTAATTTGTGTCTTAATGTGTTTTTTCTTTTAAAATTGCCTTCTTGGAAAAATGATGTTCAATTTTTAAACTCCATTTATGTCGCTGATTTTAGAATTGAATATATTTTTATTTCGTTTATTATTTCTAGCGGATTGACGTTTTTACTGTTATCTCCATTTTTTGTTAAACTGAAATATCAGTTTGATGCCAAACTTTGGAAAAGTATGATGAAATATGCTTTGCCTGTTTTGGTGGCTGGCTTGGCGTTTTCTATCAATGAAACTTTAGACAAAATATTACTCAATTATTTGCTACCAGAAAACATTGCCAAATCACAAGTTGGTGTTTATGCTGCGTGTTACAAATTAGCGATGTTTATGACGCTTTTTGCTACGGCATATCGACTGGGAATTGAGCCTTTTTTCTTTAGCCATTCTCAAACTCAAAACCCCAAAAAAGCCTACGCTTTAGTCACAAAATATTTTGTGATTTGTGGGATTTTTATTTTACTATTCGTCGTGGTTTTTATCGATTATTTAAAACTCATTATCCAAAATGACGTGTTTTATGAAGCTTTAGGTGTTGTGCCAATTTTGCTCATAGCCAATTTGTGTTTGGGTGTTTATCACAATCTTTCGGTATGGTATAAAATCACAGACCGCACGAAATTTGGTGCAATCATTTCGAGCTTTGGTGCTGTTGTGACTTTAGCCATCAACATTATTTTTATACCGCTTTATGGCTTTAAAGCTTCAGCCATTGCTACACTTTGTGCCTACGGCAGTATGATGTTGTTGTCTTATGCTTTTAGCCAAAAATATTATAAAATCAATTATCCACTGAAACGCTTGGCAATTTATAGCTTATTAGGTATATCTTTTTCTATGCTTTCTTTTTACTTTTTTAGAGCACAAATTTGGATTGGTATTTTATTTATTTTAAGCTATTTAATTTTAGCTTTCTCTTTTGAAAAACGAGAATTACTGTATTACATCAAAAAAACATAA